The following proteins come from a genomic window of Salvia hispanica cultivar TCC Black 2014 chromosome 4, UniMelb_Shisp_WGS_1.0, whole genome shotgun sequence:
- the LOC125219265 gene encoding glycine-rich protein DOT1-like → MSSKVFLLLGLVLAVSLLISSEVASARDLADVDPSEETDGHSGHGGGHGGGHGGGHGGGHGGGHGGGHGGGHGGKAEETDGHGGHGGSSGSGHSSGGHGGGHGGHGGGHGGGKGGNY, encoded by the exons atgagttccaaagtgtttcttcttcttggtcTTGTCTTAGCTGTGTCTCTTCTGATCTCTTCAGAAGTAGCTTCAGCCAGAGACCTTGCTGATGTTGATCCAT CCGAGGAAACTGATGGGCACAGCGGCCATGGAGGCGGCCACGGAGGCGGGCATGGAGGAGGCCATGGAGGTGGCCACGGAGGCGGCCACGGAGGAGGTCATGGGGGCGGTCATGGAGGCAAAG CGGAGGAAACTGATGGGCACGGTGGACATGGAGGCAGCAGCGGAAGCGGACACAGCAGTGGCGGCCATGGAGGAGGCCACGGAGGTCACGGCGGCGGCCACGGAGGAGGCAAGGGCGGGAATTACTGA